In the bacterium genome, one interval contains:
- the glmU gene encoding bifunctional UDP-N-acetylglucosamine diphosphorylase/glucosamine-1-phosphate N-acetyltransferase GlmU — MPHQTKNSLVTIILAAGKGTRMKTSLPKVLHTLRGRPLLEAVLDTAANLGPGKVIVISGHGADTVRSTVGERAGNHEVVIQEPQLGTGHAVFQCLDMLTGFEGTVLVLSGDVPNLKPETVKDLARSRIEAGSDISILTGHLDNPSGYGRIIRTPDGKIIEIREQRDLSEDQESIKEVNLGVYAFDAAFLTRELPNLSSDNAQGEYYLTDLAKTAAQAGNGAASHTTGNHSEALGINTLRELSGMEMEMNRKYLNELMDSGVRIIDPDRTWIDDTVRIEPDAVIHPTVFLYGHTKIGAGTVINPGAVITDSTVGRGVLIKPYCVITGSTIDDSAEVGPFAHMRPGSEIRTSGKIGNFVETKQAVIGVGSKVSHLSYVGDAELGPGVNIGAGCVTCNYDGFNKYKTVIEEGVFVGSGTMMVAPITLGKGSLIAAGSTLTQDVPPDSLAIARSQQSVREGWAAARREKLTSKSKKEKN; from the coding sequence ATGCCTCACCAGACAAAAAACTCCCTCGTAACCATCATCCTTGCGGCCGGGAAAGGGACCCGGATGAAAACCTCCCTTCCCAAGGTGCTGCACACCCTGAGAGGCCGTCCCCTCCTTGAAGCTGTACTTGACACTGCGGCGAACCTGGGGCCGGGGAAGGTGATCGTTATCTCAGGGCATGGAGCTGACACCGTCAGGTCGACGGTGGGGGAAAGGGCCGGCAATCACGAGGTGGTCATCCAGGAACCCCAGTTAGGCACAGGTCACGCGGTTTTCCAATGCCTTGATATGCTTACCGGTTTTGAGGGTACAGTCCTGGTCCTGTCCGGAGACGTACCGAACCTGAAGCCGGAAACGGTAAAAGACCTGGCTCGATCAAGGATCGAGGCCGGATCGGACATCAGTATTCTTACCGGGCACCTTGACAACCCTTCAGGTTACGGCAGGATCATCCGCACTCCTGATGGAAAAATTATTGAGATTCGTGAACAGAGGGATCTTTCCGAAGACCAGGAGAGCATAAAGGAAGTGAACCTGGGAGTGTATGCCTTTGACGCGGCCTTTCTCACCAGGGAACTTCCAAACTTGAGCAGCGACAACGCCCAGGGGGAATACTACCTGACCGATCTTGCCAAAACGGCCGCCCAGGCAGGCAACGGGGCCGCTTCGCACACTACGGGGAACCATTCCGAAGCCCTGGGTATCAATACCCTTCGAGAACTGTCTGGAATGGAGATGGAAATGAACCGGAAATACTTGAATGAGCTCATGGATTCAGGGGTCCGCATCATTGACCCTGATCGGACCTGGATCGACGACACAGTGCGCATCGAGCCCGATGCTGTGATACACCCCACGGTGTTTCTCTATGGCCACACAAAAATAGGGGCCGGAACAGTTATCAACCCCGGGGCTGTCATCACAGATTCCACTGTCGGCCGGGGGGTCCTTATCAAGCCCTACTGCGTGATCACAGGTTCCACCATTGACGACAGTGCCGAGGTGGGACCTTTTGCACATATGCGGCCCGGGTCTGAGATCAGAACATCCGGCAAGATAGGCAACTTCGTTGAAACGAAGCAGGCGGTCATCGGGGTGGGAAGCAAGGTCTCCCACCTGTCCTACGTCGGGGACGCCGAACTTGGCCCTGGAGTCAACATCGGTGCCGGATGCGTTACCTGTAACTATGACGGGTTTAACAAGTACAAAACGGTCATCGAGGAAGGGGTATTCGTCGGGAGCGGCACTATGATGGTGGCCCCCATAACCCTGGGCAAAGGATCCCTTATCGCCGCGGGATCGACATTGACCCAGGATGTACCTCCAGACTCCCTCGCCATCGCCCGCAGCCAGCAATCGGTCAGGGAAGGGTGGGCAGCTGCAAGGCGTGAAAAGCTCACCAGCAAGAGCAAGAAGGAGAAGAACTGA
- the glmS gene encoding glutamine--fructose-6-phosphate transaminase (isomerizing): MCGIVGYIGPGNATDILLEGLRRLEYRGYDSAGIAVISGGELDIRRSVGKIINLDGVIRDAPLKGSTGVGHTRWATHGKPSEENAHPHRDCSGRIVVVHNGIIENYRALRQDLLKNGHKMVSETDTEVIVHLVETHYAGDLVEAVRNTLRKLEGVYALTVMHADHPNMLVAARSGPPLVIGLGEGEMFVASDIPAVLHHTRQFLYLEDGQIATVTAEAVLVTDLDGAGITMEAVTVPWDPILAEKGGYKHFMHKEIHEQPQALADTLRGRFFEEDGNIALDDIDFKDQFIEEMERCIIVACGTSWHAGLVGQFLIEELAGIPTSVDYGSEFRYRNPIVGDRTLAIAISQSGETADTLAAVRECREKGASILSICNVVGSMITRESDAVLYTHAGPEIGVASTKAFTTQLVCLLLFAIYLGRRRGVLSPARTGSIMDSLFSLPHQVESIVEGESAIEELASLFYHHTDFLYLGRGIHYPIALEGALKLKEISYIHAEGYPAGEMKHGPIALIDEGMPVLFIATRDRVYEKVISNMEEVKARGGKVIAVTDHLEESLRECADHLIHIPATDPLITPILATIPLQLLAYHIAVLKGTDVDQPRNLAKSVTVE, translated from the coding sequence ATGTGCGGTATCGTTGGATACATCGGGCCTGGAAATGCCACCGACATTCTCCTTGAGGGACTACGCCGACTCGAGTATCGGGGTTACGACTCCGCCGGGATCGCCGTTATCAGTGGTGGGGAGCTGGACATCAGACGAAGCGTAGGCAAGATCATCAACCTGGATGGGGTTATCCGCGACGCTCCACTCAAAGGCTCTACCGGCGTGGGACACACACGCTGGGCAACCCACGGTAAACCAAGTGAAGAGAACGCCCACCCTCACCGGGACTGCTCTGGCAGGATCGTAGTGGTTCACAACGGGATCATAGAAAACTACCGCGCACTGAGGCAGGATCTGTTAAAGAACGGGCATAAAATGGTTTCCGAAACTGACACCGAAGTCATTGTTCACCTCGTGGAAACCCACTACGCTGGCGACCTGGTGGAAGCGGTCAGAAATACCCTCCGGAAACTGGAGGGGGTCTACGCCCTTACCGTCATGCACGCGGATCACCCAAACATGCTCGTAGCGGCGCGCAGCGGCCCCCCCCTTGTCATCGGTCTGGGGGAGGGAGAGATGTTCGTTGCCTCAGATATCCCGGCGGTATTGCATCACACGCGGCAATTCCTGTATCTGGAGGATGGTCAGATAGCAACGGTCACCGCTGAAGCTGTACTTGTAACAGATCTGGATGGAGCCGGGATCACCATGGAGGCGGTCACTGTTCCCTGGGACCCGATCCTCGCCGAAAAAGGTGGTTACAAGCACTTCATGCACAAGGAGATCCACGAGCAGCCGCAAGCCCTGGCCGACACCCTCAGAGGACGATTCTTCGAGGAAGATGGTAATATCGCCCTCGACGACATCGACTTCAAAGACCAGTTCATTGAAGAGATGGAAAGGTGCATCATTGTCGCCTGCGGCACCTCCTGGCATGCCGGGCTTGTAGGTCAGTTCCTTATTGAGGAGCTTGCCGGGATTCCCACCTCGGTGGATTACGGATCGGAGTTCAGGTACCGGAACCCCATTGTCGGGGACCGGACACTGGCAATTGCCATCTCCCAATCGGGTGAAACAGCAGACACCCTGGCCGCGGTGCGGGAGTGCCGGGAAAAAGGCGCTTCCATCCTCTCCATCTGCAACGTGGTGGGCAGCATGATAACCAGGGAATCGGACGCCGTTCTTTACACCCACGCCGGTCCTGAGATCGGGGTAGCTTCCACAAAGGCGTTCACAACTCAGCTCGTGTGCCTCCTTCTCTTCGCCATCTACCTCGGGCGTCGACGCGGTGTTCTCAGCCCTGCCAGAACTGGCAGTATCATGGACTCCCTATTCTCCCTTCCCCACCAGGTGGAGAGCATCGTTGAGGGGGAATCGGCCATCGAGGAACTTGCCAGCCTTTTTTACCATCACACCGACTTCCTGTACCTGGGCCGTGGCATTCACTATCCCATAGCCCTTGAGGGTGCCCTCAAGCTCAAGGAGATCAGCTACATCCACGCGGAGGGCTATCCGGCAGGGGAGATGAAGCATGGACCTATCGCCCTCATCGACGAGGGCATGCCGGTGCTCTTCATTGCGACCCGCGACCGGGTCTACGAAAAGGTCATTTCCAATATGGAGGAGGTCAAGGCCAGGGGAGGTAAGGTCATTGCCGTGACTGACCATCTCGAGGAGAGCCTCAGGGAGTGTGCAGACCACCTGATCCACATCCCGGCTACCGATCCCCTGATAACCCCGATCCTTGCGACCATTCCTCTGCAGCTGCTGGCCTACCACATCGCTGTCCTCAAGGGTACTGATGTGGACCAGCCAAGGAACCTGGCCAAGAGTGTTACAGTGGAGTAG